From the Candidatus Poribacteria bacterium genome, the window TCACACGCGAAATCGAAATTCTGACAGATCAAAATCGACGGATCGCCTTTCAATTAACAGCGCGCAACAATTAAAATCGTTGTGATCGTGTCGCAGGAAGTTGACAGACTTCCAGTATTGACGCGCTTGCTCCTACATTAAAAAACATATCTATAACGTAATAACATAATGACACTAAAGGCTCCCGTTCATCAATTTACCGAAACCCGGTCAATCCAGATTACACGTCAGCATTTTTTATATGTTAGCAATATCCTATCGATTTTTCGACTCGGTACGGTGCCTTTCATCTTTTACTTCATTTACCGGGCACAATGGGTATTCGCTATCATTTGTGGCGGTATCGCTGTTATAACCGACCTGTTAGACGGGTTTTTCGCGCGACGTTTAAAGCAACACAGTGAACTCGGCTATATATTAGATCCTGTCGCAGACAAACTCGCTATCTCCGCCGGAATTTTCGCCCTTGTACTATCGGAGTCGGAGTTCCCGCATTGGGCGTTTGCTACCGTTGTTACCCGGGATGTCTTGATCGTCCTCGGCAATGCTGTGTTGGCATATAAGGCGAAGATGATTACCCGATCTAATTTGTGGGGTAAATGCACCAGTTTCTTTTTATCTGTTGCTGTGATGTTTTATCTACTACGACCGATAATGCTCCACTTACCCAACAATATAGAATTTTATAGTCTCTGTTTGGCACTCGTATTTGTCGGTATTTCAACCGTGAGTTATGCGCACCACATGTTTCGCGTATTAGAAGAAACCCAGAATTAATGAACCCTGCCACATCCACGTAATATTTAACGGAGAAAACCCTCTCATGGCTTACAAAGAACTCGCAACGAGAAAACCCTTTGTTGTTAACAAAAACTTGGGGAGTGCCGTTGAGGTTGAGCCTGATGAATTGACAACCACCAACGCTGATGGTGTTCCTGTTACTATTCCGACGCAGAAACAGAAATATGATTTTGATCGCAACGGTTGGCTCCTAATTCCGAGCGTCTTGTCGGATGCTGACATCGCCGAGATGCGCGAATTCTGTCAACGCCTGCACGAGATGCCAGAGCATATTCCAGAACCCGAACGGGGCGCACTCGGCGGACCACTCCAGAAACTCGCTGACCATCCCGTTGTTGTCGGGCTACTTAACGAGTTTTTGGCGTATCCGCCTGCTGCAAGTGAGGATTGCTACGGATTTCGACTCGAAGAAGCAACTTTATCTTTCAGGAACGCAGCACCCGAATCTCAAAACCAATCCATCCGCCACAAAGGAAACGGTTTGTTTCGTTTACCCGGGGACTCTCATCTCTACCGGTGTGTACCTGGACGCGGTTGGAGCGGGTTGACACGCGCTATATGGGAATTGACCGGTGTTACTTCAGAAACCAACGGTATCCGATTTATCACCGGAAGCCACAAAGCTGCATATCCGATACCAGAGGCAGTGCAGCGTCTTGATTCACCGCTCTGGGAAACGTACCAATGCCCACCGGGTTCTCTCTTTCTGCTCACAGAATCTATGACGCAGACACAGATACAACCGCGTGGCACGGATCAGGTTAGCATCTCAAATCTATACAATACCGTGGCGAGCCGCTGGTCGAATTGGCTGCCCCATCCGCAGTTGCTTGAGGCAATGCCGCCCAAACGACAGACGCTCTTTCGAGAAACTTATGCAGGGGGCAACGTTATCAATGGAGATTTTGGGCAGCGCACATCCGCCTATCCCGCAGAAGTCTAACGGCACGAGGAGAATCAAATGGAAAAACAGACGGACAAAAATCAGCAGCCATGGCTCGGGGCACTGTTGCCACCCGATGTCTGCGAATTCCCTACCGAAAATGCTGACGGTTTGCCAATCCCAGCGTTAACCCCAGAACAGCGATACGCTTTTGATACCCACGGTTGGTTTCTGGTGCCAGAGGTCTTTACCGGATCCGAACTCAAAGAAATGCGCGATTTCGGATACCGTCTGCACCACGATCCTGAGTCTATTCCAGAGTATGAACGGAGTCCTGTCGGAGGCCCCCTTCAGAAACTGATTGATCATCCACTTGTTGTTTCCCTGCTCAATGAGTTCACCGCACATCCAGCTGTAACGAGTCCGGAATGCTACGGCTTTTCTGTTGAGAGCACGAGCCTTTTTTATCGTTCACTCGGTATGGGCGGATTCGGACCGCATAACGGCAACGGGCTGCTCCGCTTCCCCGGTGATGTCCACTACTACAACGCTTTCCCTGGCAAAGGCTACAGTCCACACACCCGGATTGTATGGGAACTCAACGAAGTCAAAAAAGGACAAGGCGGCACACTTTTAGTGACCGGCAGCCATAAATCCGTCTATACAGCACCTCCTGATATTCAAAACCCTAAGTCTGATATTTGGACGACTTATGGGTGTCCCCCAGGTTCACTGCTCTTCTTCACGGAGGCACTCACCCACAGCGCAAACCCGTGGACAAATACAGAAAATGACAGAATCGCTGTTTTCAATCTCTATAGTCCTATTGACAGTGGGTTCGCCAAGGTTTACAAACCGCATCCAAAACTCCTTGCTGAAATGCCACCGCTTCGCCAGACGCTCTTCCGTGACCGATATGTCGTGGACAACGTTAACGGCACATCATAGCAACGCAGAGGAAAACCAATGTCTGATAACAACAACTTTAACGAACTCCTCATTCATACGTTAAAACAGATCCATGTCCGGTTGGATCGCTTGGAAGCCAAAATTGATGAGAAAACTGATAAGGCTGATCTCAAGGCTGTTGAACAACGCTTTGACAGCGTCGAAAATCGTCTTGATAGCGTCGAAAATCGTCTTGGTAGCGTCGAAAATCGTCTTGGTAGCGTCGAAAGCCGCCTTGACCGAATTGAAAGCGGGGTTGGAGCGATCAAGTGGGCAATTGGCGTTGGATTAGCCGCCATAGGCGTTCTCATGGCAGTTTTAAAGGTATTCTAATGTCGGGCCTTGGGTAGAAATTTCTGAAATGGAGTAATTATGGCCACAAAACAACCAAATGTCCTCTGGATTTATGGCGAAGATCTCTCCCCGGACCTCGGCTGTTACGGCACACCTGCCGTGAAAACACCGAACATTGACCGACTCGCAGCGGAGGGTACGCGTTTTACCAACGCTTTCGTCACATGCCCCGTCTGTTCACCGAGTCGCTCCGCGCTCATTACGGGTACTTATCAGACACACTTTGATGCACACAACCATCGCAGCAATCGTGATAAGCCCTTGCAAGCGGATATGAAACTCATCACCGATTGCTTCCGCGAAGCCGGATATTTCACCTGCAATAGCCCAGGACCGCCCTACAACCGACCCGGAAAAACCGATTTCAACTTTCAACGTGAACAGCCTTTTGACGGCATTGATTGGACCGAACGTCCTGAGGGTCAACCGTTTTACGCGCAAATCAACATCCCAGACACACACCGCGTCTTTAAACCCGACCCTGAGCGTCCTATCCCACCAGAGGACGTTGAATTACCACCTTACTATCCTGATCATCCGCTCATCCGAAAAGATTGGGCACTTTATCTCGAAAGTATCCAGATTTTAGATAGGAAAGTCGGGCAAATCCTCCAGAGACTTGAGGATGAAGGACTCGCAGAGAATACGATTATCTTCTTCATGAGCGACCACGGACGTGCGCATATTCGTTGTAAGCAATTCCTCTATGATGGAGGCATCCATATCCCACTCATTGTCCGATGGCCCGGACAGGTTAATGCTGGTATTGTCAGTGACGAACTCATCAGCGGTGTAGATTTCGCACCAACAACGCTTTCGCTTACTGGCGTTGAAATTCCCGATTTCATGCAGGGACAAATCTTCCTCGGTGGAGGCGCAGCATCGCGCGACGCTATTTTTGCAGCACGCGACCGGTGTGATGGAACAGATGACAGAATCCGATGCATCCGGACACATCGCTATAAGTTAATCCGAAATTACCATCCCGAACGTCCCTACATGCAGTTCAACGGTTACAAGAAACAGCAGTATCCGCTCTGGAGCTTGATACCGCTTTTGGCTGCCAACGATGCATTGTCGCCTGCACAACAACATTTCACGAAACAGACGCGTCCGCCCGAAGAATTATATGATCTGGAGGCGGACCCGTATGAAATAAATAATCTCGCGACCGATCCGCATTATGAAACCGTCCGAAGCGAACTCGCCGCGCAGCTTGATGCATGGATGACTGAAACGGGTGATAGGGGTGAAATCCCTGAATCCTCAGAGATTACGACGTATTGGGACGAAAACATGGCAGAGAGTTTCAAGCAGGGCATGGAAAAACGTGGACTCTCAGACGATATAAGCGATGCGGATTACGTCGCATGGTGGGAGAACCACCTGTTAAAGTGAGGACGTACGAAACGGAGGTTCGCTATGAACGATACGCTCTACGGACATGGTGATGGATTTCTCACGCGGGATAATGGGCAGCGGCTATTTCCAATCGGGTTTTATGAACACCCTGCCGAGGATGCCGCGTTCAGAGATATGGCAGAATCGGGCGTTAACCTTGTTATGTGTGGTAGTGTAGAGGCATTTGATCGTGCACACGCACACGGAATGATGGGGTGGGTTCCATTGGGACTTCAGTCGGGTGCGACTCCCGAATTTCAGGAGCGTATCCGAACCCTTG encodes:
- a CDS encoding CDP-alcohol phosphatidyltransferase family protein, whose product is MTLKAPVHQFTETRSIQITRQHFLYVSNILSIFRLGTVPFIFYFIYRAQWVFAIICGGIAVITDLLDGFFARRLKQHSELGYILDPVADKLAISAGIFALVLSESEFPHWAFATVVTRDVLIVLGNAVLAYKAKMITRSNLWGKCTSFFLSVAVMFYLLRPIMLHLPNNIEFYSLCLALVFVGISTVSYAHHMFRVLEETQN
- a CDS encoding sulfatase, which encodes MATKQPNVLWIYGEDLSPDLGCYGTPAVKTPNIDRLAAEGTRFTNAFVTCPVCSPSRSALITGTYQTHFDAHNHRSNRDKPLQADMKLITDCFREAGYFTCNSPGPPYNRPGKTDFNFQREQPFDGIDWTERPEGQPFYAQINIPDTHRVFKPDPERPIPPEDVELPPYYPDHPLIRKDWALYLESIQILDRKVGQILQRLEDEGLAENTIIFFMSDHGRAHIRCKQFLYDGGIHIPLIVRWPGQVNAGIVSDELISGVDFAPTTLSLTGVEIPDFMQGQIFLGGGAASRDAIFAARDRCDGTDDRIRCIRTHRYKLIRNYHPERPYMQFNGYKKQQYPLWSLIPLLAANDALSPAQQHFTKQTRPPEELYDLEADPYEINNLATDPHYETVRSELAAQLDAWMTETGDRGEIPESSEITTYWDENMAESFKQGMEKRGLSDDISDADYVAWWENHLLK